In Cupriavidus basilensis, one genomic interval encodes:
- a CDS encoding flavin-containing monooxygenase: MNAPADLPPELSTAQPSPQGPGPAEHIDIAIIGTGFAGLGMAIRLKQAGLHDFALFEKAGSVGGTWRDNHYPGCACDVQSHLYSFSFAPNPDWSRMFSPQPEIRAYLERCTDQFRLRPHLRLNHELRRAAWDDASGTWQLDMADGKRVRARVLVSGMGGLSRPAYPDIPGLARFRGEAFHSQHWNHDYALAGKRVAVIGTGASAIQFVPQIAAQVAHLDLFQRTPPWIMPKPDRKVSTAERWLFRRLPLTQKLMRTGIYWALESRVLGFVVHPKLMTVVARIARRHIKRQIADPVLRATVTPDYTIGCKRVLISNDYYPALARANVDVVAQGIDHVEEDAIVMRDGTRRQADCIIFGTGFHATDPIPRGAILGQRGADLLDAWRDGAEAYLGTTVAGFPNLFLVVGPNTGLGHSSMVFMIESQVNYILGALKAMGQQRVQAIDVRPPAQRDYNAGLQRKLAGAVWSEGGCVSWYLDPKTGKNTTLWPGFTWQFRRATARFRMADYEIRPLMHHAPAANAANAANAANAANRAIEA; encoded by the coding sequence ATGAATGCGCCAGCAGACCTGCCCCCGGAGTTATCCACAGCCCAGCCGTCACCGCAGGGGCCCGGCCCTGCCGAGCACATCGATATCGCCATCATCGGTACCGGGTTCGCCGGGCTGGGCATGGCGATCCGCCTCAAGCAGGCAGGCCTGCATGACTTCGCGCTGTTCGAGAAGGCCGGCTCGGTGGGGGGCACGTGGCGCGACAACCACTATCCTGGCTGCGCCTGCGATGTGCAGTCGCACCTGTACTCGTTCTCCTTCGCGCCCAACCCCGACTGGTCGCGCATGTTTTCGCCGCAGCCGGAGATCCGTGCTTACCTGGAGCGCTGCACCGACCAGTTCCGCCTGCGCCCCCACCTGCGCCTGAACCACGAACTGCGCCGCGCCGCGTGGGACGACGCCAGCGGCACGTGGCAGCTCGACATGGCCGATGGCAAGCGCGTGCGCGCTCGCGTGCTGGTGTCGGGCATGGGCGGCCTGAGCCGGCCGGCGTATCCCGATATCCCGGGCCTGGCGCGTTTTCGCGGCGAGGCGTTTCACTCGCAGCACTGGAACCATGACTACGCGCTGGCGGGCAAGCGCGTGGCGGTGATCGGCACTGGCGCCAGCGCCATCCAGTTCGTGCCGCAGATCGCTGCGCAAGTGGCCCACCTGGACCTGTTCCAGCGCACGCCGCCGTGGATCATGCCCAAGCCCGATCGCAAGGTGTCCACCGCCGAGCGCTGGCTGTTCCGCCGCCTGCCGCTCACGCAAAAGCTCATGCGCACCGGCATCTACTGGGCGCTGGAGTCGCGCGTGCTTGGCTTCGTGGTGCATCCCAAGCTGATGACGGTGGTGGCGCGCATCGCGCGCCGCCATATCAAGCGGCAGATCGCCGATCCCGTGCTGCGCGCCACCGTCACGCCGGACTACACCATCGGCTGCAAGCGCGTGCTGATCTCCAACGACTACTACCCCGCGCTGGCGCGCGCCAATGTGGATGTGGTGGCGCAAGGCATCGACCACGTGGAGGAAGACGCCATCGTGATGCGCGACGGCACCCGCCGCCAGGCGGACTGCATCATCTTTGGCACCGGCTTTCACGCCACCGACCCGATTCCGCGCGGCGCCATCCTCGGCCAGCGCGGCGCCGACCTGCTCGACGCCTGGCGCGATGGCGCCGAGGCGTACCTGGGCACCACCGTGGCCGGCTTCCCCAACCTGTTCCTGGTGGTGGGGCCCAACACCGGCCTGGGGCATAGCTCGATGGTGTTCATGATCGAGTCGCAGGTGAACTACATCCTCGGCGCGCTCAAGGCCATGGGCCAGCAGCGTGTGCAGGCCATCGACGTGCGCCCGCCCGCGCAGCGCGACTACAACGCCGGGCTGCAGCGCAAGCTGGCGGGCGCGGTGTGGTCGGAGGGCGGCTGCGTGAGCTGGTACCTCGACCCCAAGACCGGCAAGAACACCACGCTGTGGCCCGGGTTCACCTGGCAGTTCCGCCGCGCCACCGCACGCTTTCGCATGGCTGACTACGAGATCCGTCCGCTGATGCACCACGCGCCCGCAGCCAACGCAGCCAACGCAGCCAACGCAGCCAACGCAGCCAACCGGGCCATCGAGGCGTGA
- a CDS encoding SDR family NAD(P)-dependent oxidoreductase, whose amino-acid sequence MKDFKNKVAAITGAGSGMGRSLALALAREGCQLALSDRNEKGLAQTVAEVMRAAPGLVFTQHCVDVSDRAAMYAWAEQAARTHGRINLIFNNAGVALSSTIEGMSYDDLEWIMGINFWGVVHGTKAFLPYLKASGEGHVINTSSIFGIFAQPGMSGYNASKYAVRGFTESLRQELDMQACGVSATCVHPGGIKTNIAQASRISANVTGFLVHDEQQGRDEFEKYFITTADKAARVILNGVRHNRRRVLIGPDAVAADMMARLLPAAYQKLVVFDARRKGPLGKPAAGVPGTVPAKAGGNGGDAQ is encoded by the coding sequence ATGAAGGATTTCAAGAACAAGGTGGCCGCCATTACCGGCGCAGGCTCCGGCATGGGCCGCTCGCTGGCGCTCGCGCTGGCGCGCGAAGGCTGCCAGCTGGCGCTGTCGGACCGCAATGAAAAAGGCCTCGCGCAGACGGTGGCCGAGGTCATGCGCGCAGCGCCAGGCCTGGTGTTCACGCAGCACTGCGTGGATGTATCGGACCGCGCCGCGATGTACGCCTGGGCCGAACAGGCCGCGCGCACGCACGGGCGCATCAACCTGATTTTCAACAACGCCGGCGTGGCGCTGTCGAGCACCATCGAGGGCATGAGCTACGATGACCTCGAATGGATCATGGGCATCAACTTCTGGGGCGTGGTGCATGGCACCAAGGCGTTCCTGCCCTACCTGAAGGCCAGCGGCGAAGGCCACGTGATCAATACGTCGAGCATCTTCGGCATCTTCGCGCAGCCCGGCATGAGCGGCTACAACGCGAGCAAGTATGCGGTGCGCGGCTTTACGGAATCGCTGCGCCAGGAGCTCGACATGCAGGCCTGCGGCGTGTCCGCGACCTGCGTGCACCCGGGCGGCATCAAGACCAATATTGCGCAGGCCAGCCGCATCTCCGCGAACGTCACCGGCTTCCTCGTGCACGATGAGCAGCAGGGCCGCGATGAGTTCGAGAAGTATTTCATCACCACGGCGGACAAGGCCGCGCGCGTGATCCTCAACGGTGTGCGCCACAACCGCCGCCGCGTGCTGATCGGACCGGATGCGGTTGCCGCCGACATGATGGCGCGGCTGCTGCCCGCGGCCTACCAGAAGCTGGTGGTGTTCGACGCGCGGCGCAAAGGCCCGCTCGGCAAGCCCGCCGCGGGCGTGCCCGGCACGGTGCCGGCCAAGGCCGGCGGCAATGGCGGAGACGCGCAATGA
- a CDS encoding GNAT family N-acetyltransferase, with the protein MEVRPLGADDVELVCRHRESMFREAGRSEEVLQAMTQQFRPWLVPRLRDGSYFGFVLVDQGQPVGGIGLMAIDWPPHPAHPTQDKRGYVLNVYVEATHRKEGLGRRLMQLAEDEFARRDLQYAILHATEMGRSLYVALGWHATSEMAKALRA; encoded by the coding sequence ATGGAAGTCCGCCCTCTTGGTGCCGATGATGTCGAACTGGTCTGCCGTCATCGCGAGTCCATGTTCCGCGAGGCCGGGCGCAGCGAGGAGGTCCTGCAGGCCATGACGCAGCAGTTCCGGCCGTGGCTGGTGCCACGCCTGCGCGATGGCAGCTACTTCGGCTTCGTGCTGGTGGACCAGGGCCAGCCGGTGGGTGGCATCGGCCTGATGGCGATCGACTGGCCGCCGCATCCGGCCCATCCCACGCAGGACAAGCGTGGCTACGTGCTGAACGTGTATGTGGAGGCAACGCATCGCAAAGAGGGGCTGGGGCGCCGCCTCATGCAGCTGGCGGAGGACGAATTCGCCAGGCGCGACCTCCAGTACGCGATCCTGCACGCTACCGAGATGGGGCGGTCCCTGTATGTCGCGCTGGGCTGGCATGCCACGAGCGAGATGGCGAAAGCCCTGCGCGCGTAG
- a CDS encoding OmpW/AlkL family protein, protein MTKNAFRLAAPLLIAALAWLGGMPSAHAQKAGDNVVAAGWFHINTSGNSSPFTTSVIDAPINGPLGLPSSFTAPGSSISTSNADTLGLTFSHFFTDHIALTAVGGIPPKFKLYGHGNLIPPGPAGALGQQPLGDPGLNPIITSARQWSPATMVQYHFLEPTARVRPFLGIGVSYNFFTNIELNPAFAASVNNNLGATLAAGAGKPGPTSVEAKASNSFAPVFNIGGSVAITDQWGLTASVTYIPLKTTSSMIIKASDGTVLSTSKATISPNPLIMFVAATYKF, encoded by the coding sequence ATGACGAAGAATGCCTTTCGTTTGGCAGCGCCATTGCTGATCGCCGCGCTCGCCTGGCTGGGCGGCATGCCCAGCGCCCATGCACAGAAAGCCGGCGACAACGTCGTCGCTGCCGGCTGGTTCCACATCAACACCAGCGGCAACAGCAGCCCGTTCACCACCAGCGTGATCGATGCGCCCATCAACGGCCCGCTAGGCTTGCCGTCGTCATTCACGGCGCCGGGCAGCAGCATCAGCACATCCAACGCGGACACGCTGGGGCTGACCTTCAGCCACTTCTTCACGGACCACATCGCGCTCACGGCGGTGGGCGGCATTCCGCCCAAGTTCAAGCTCTACGGCCACGGCAACCTGATCCCGCCGGGCCCGGCGGGCGCGCTGGGGCAGCAGCCGCTGGGCGACCCGGGCCTGAACCCGATCATCACCAGCGCGCGCCAGTGGAGCCCGGCGACGATGGTGCAGTACCACTTCTTGGAGCCTACCGCGCGCGTGCGCCCTTTCCTGGGCATCGGTGTGTCGTACAACTTCTTTACCAACATCGAGCTCAACCCGGCCTTCGCCGCCTCGGTCAACAACAACCTGGGCGCCACGCTGGCCGCCGGCGCCGGCAAGCCGGGGCCGACATCGGTGGAGGCCAAGGCGTCGAACTCGTTCGCGCCGGTGTTCAACATCGGCGGCTCCGTTGCGATCACGGACCAGTGGGGCCTGACCGCATCGGTCACCTACATTCCGCTCAAGACGACGTCATCGATGATCATCAAGGCGTCAGACGGCACGGTGTTGTCCACCTCCAAGGCCACCATCAGCCCGAACCCGCTGATCATGTTTGTGGCGGCGACGTATAAGTTCTGA
- a CDS encoding DUF2957 domain-containing protein codes for MLAACGGGGGGDSGSSGGSTAAATSSAPATPVRLCPAALDYTTTFTGGTGSGELVKVQIDTSKKTWQVTFLDSSVPRTTGTVLPTRSDTTGGQNVMTGTLSQETGLPTDKLNQCAFQLNGASLDPNRPARLFVGEGVAGGTIPGARIQFNGVLGAGAVPDTTFPYFQFIGFAQTETDLTKIAGQYNGYGFHEVPSKNFQTVAQDYRMALAADGSFQVCDNKTGGTCSQKGKNFVPQANGSLMSANYKGEIDPPTLGATLGRAYLIVGKLRGQLVPVMIRVGYANGSLTNGMALGADDEIGIGMMAPAVAVTQGTVNGEYVGVDSNFAYRTTALVAADAAMLDPFHPSDASLATALKLDFSQQLPGVVTTTRKDGAAASPTGKFIFTGGVFGFLESRSGSPYFTIGAFVQ; via the coding sequence ATGCTGGCCGCCTGCGGCGGCGGCGGCGGCGGCGATAGCGGCAGCAGCGGTGGCAGCACCGCCGCTGCCACCAGCTCCGCCCCGGCCACACCGGTGCGGCTGTGTCCCGCGGCGCTGGACTACACCACCACCTTCACCGGTGGCACCGGCTCGGGGGAACTGGTCAAGGTGCAGATCGACACCAGCAAGAAGACCTGGCAAGTGACCTTCCTCGACTCCTCCGTGCCGCGCACCACGGGCACGGTCCTGCCGACCCGCAGCGACACCACCGGCGGCCAGAACGTGATGACGGGCACGCTGTCGCAGGAAACAGGCCTGCCCACCGACAAGCTCAACCAGTGCGCGTTCCAGCTCAACGGCGCGAGCCTGGACCCGAATCGCCCCGCGCGGCTGTTCGTTGGCGAGGGCGTGGCGGGCGGCACCATTCCGGGTGCGCGCATCCAGTTCAATGGCGTCCTGGGTGCGGGCGCGGTGCCGGATACCACCTTCCCGTATTTCCAGTTCATCGGCTTCGCGCAGACCGAAACCGACCTCACCAAGATCGCGGGCCAGTACAACGGCTACGGCTTTCACGAGGTGCCGTCGAAGAACTTCCAGACGGTGGCGCAGGACTACCGCATGGCGCTGGCGGCCGACGGCTCGTTCCAGGTGTGCGACAACAAGACGGGCGGCACCTGCTCGCAAAAGGGCAAGAACTTCGTGCCCCAGGCCAACGGCAGCCTGATGTCGGCCAACTACAAGGGTGAGATCGATCCGCCCACGCTCGGCGCCACGCTGGGCCGCGCCTACCTGATCGTGGGCAAGCTGCGCGGCCAGCTGGTCCCGGTGATGATCCGCGTGGGCTACGCCAACGGCTCGCTCACCAACGGCATGGCACTGGGCGCCGACGATGAGATCGGCATCGGCATGATGGCGCCGGCCGTCGCCGTGACGCAGGGCACGGTCAACGGCGAGTACGTCGGCGTGGACAGCAACTTCGCCTACCGCACCACCGCGCTGGTGGCGGCGGACGCGGCCATGCTCGACCCGTTCCACCCGTCGGATGCCTCGCTCGCCACGGCGCTCAAGCTGGACTTCTCGCAGCAATTGCCCGGCGTGGTCACCACCACGCGCAAGGATGGCGCGGCGGCCAGCCCCACCGGCAAGTTCATCTTCACCGGCGGCGTGTTCGGCTTCCTCGAGTCGCGCAGCGGCAGTCCGTACTTCACCATCGGCGCCTTCGTGCAATGA
- a CDS encoding glutathione S-transferase family protein: protein MQLIGMLDSPYVRRVAISLRLLDLPFEHRAVSVFSTFAQYRAINPVVKAPTLVCDNGVVLMESSLILDYAETLATRSLMPAQPGQRQHALRVIGLALAACEKTVQIVYERNLRPAEKQHEPWIDRVQGQLHAACAALEAELAGAALPAEERLLTQADVTAAVAWSFTQRMLPACVEASAYPALAAFGAAAERLAVFKDTPQT, encoded by the coding sequence ATGCAACTCATCGGCATGCTCGACTCACCCTATGTGCGCCGCGTGGCCATCTCGCTGCGGCTGCTGGACCTGCCGTTCGAGCATCGGGCAGTCTCGGTGTTCAGCACGTTCGCGCAGTATCGCGCGATCAATCCCGTGGTGAAGGCGCCCACCCTGGTTTGCGACAACGGCGTGGTGCTCATGGAGTCCAGCCTGATCCTGGACTATGCCGAGACGCTGGCCACGCGCAGCCTGATGCCCGCGCAGCCCGGCCAGCGCCAGCACGCCTTGCGCGTGATCGGCCTGGCGCTGGCGGCGTGCGAGAAGACGGTGCAGATCGTCTATGAGCGCAACCTGCGCCCGGCGGAAAAGCAGCACGAGCCATGGATCGATCGCGTGCAGGGACAGTTGCATGCCGCCTGCGCGGCGCTGGAAGCAGAACTGGCAGGGGCCGCGCTTCCCGCGGAGGAGCGCTTGCTCACGCAGGCGGACGTGACCGCCGCCGTGGCATGGAGCTTCACGCAGCGGATGCTGCCGGCATGCGTCGAGGCGTCAGCCTATCCCGCGCTGGCGGCATTCGGCGCGGCCGCCGAACGCCTTGCCGTGTTCAAGGACACGCCGCAGACCTGA
- a CDS encoding DUF1571 domain-containing protein — MPLPLLRHLAAAFAFLFALALPALAQTQPQAPAGSGTAYDGLTAQQQAALLSKQIASGELAKLPDEQLLAAINALQPEAALLWAKTEMNRYPEYEYWMTRQERLNGQWQEQPARMMIRYRHAPRQLYAKWLPGGSQAGQEIIYDETQRKDEMYGHLGGMLGFTSMWIALDGTIARAQSNHTVRDLGFQYVVSMLERDARSLRAAGLSEKFTRADIVQEQGMRMVALTWDLPAGAPRYYAKRVQLMLDLKNPWPRVETAWDAEGNMVEKIVFEKAVRKTFDASAFDAKNSDYKF; from the coding sequence ATGCCATTGCCCTTGCTGCGCCACCTCGCGGCCGCCTTCGCCTTCCTCTTCGCGCTCGCGTTGCCGGCACTCGCACAAACGCAGCCGCAGGCCCCCGCCGGCTCCGGCACCGCCTACGACGGGCTCACGGCGCAGCAGCAGGCCGCGCTACTGTCCAAGCAGATCGCCAGCGGAGAACTGGCGAAGCTGCCCGACGAGCAACTGCTTGCGGCCATCAACGCGCTGCAGCCCGAGGCCGCGCTGCTGTGGGCCAAGACCGAGATGAACCGCTACCCCGAGTACGAGTACTGGATGACGCGCCAGGAGCGCCTCAACGGCCAGTGGCAAGAGCAGCCCGCGCGCATGATGATCCGCTACCGCCACGCGCCGCGCCAGCTCTATGCGAAGTGGCTGCCGGGCGGCAGCCAGGCCGGCCAGGAAATCATCTACGACGAGACGCAGCGCAAGGATGAGATGTACGGCCACCTCGGCGGCATGCTGGGGTTCACCTCGATGTGGATCGCGCTCGATGGCACCATCGCGCGCGCGCAGTCCAACCATACGGTGCGCGACCTGGGCTTCCAGTACGTGGTGTCGATGCTCGAGCGCGATGCCAGGTCGCTGCGCGCGGCCGGGCTCTCGGAGAAGTTCACACGCGCGGACATCGTGCAGGAGCAGGGCATGCGCATGGTCGCGCTCACCTGGGACCTGCCAGCCGGCGCGCCACGCTATTACGCCAAGCGGGTGCAGCTGATGCTGGACCTGAAGAACCCCTGGCCACGCGTGGAAACCGCCTGGGATGCCGAGGGCAACATGGTCGAGAAGATTGTCTTCGAGAAGGCGGTGCGCAAGACCTTTGACGCGAGCGCCTTCGACGCGAAAAACAGCGACTACAAGTTCTGA
- a CDS encoding Lrp/AsnC family transcriptional regulator: MELDKKDRLILEALQADARQSLAALGKRIGLSQPAMSERVRKLEDAGVIEGYGARVNLRALGVGLQAIIHIETTHAYIQKYVKLFESMPEVLSADRVTGAHCFIVRCAIADPADLEHVVDTLAAHGSVTTSLVLSSPVRKTVTVPAARV; encoded by the coding sequence ATGGAGCTGGACAAGAAAGACCGACTGATCCTGGAGGCGCTGCAGGCCGATGCCCGCCAGAGCCTGGCAGCGCTGGGCAAGCGCATTGGCTTGTCGCAGCCCGCCATGAGCGAGCGCGTGCGCAAGCTGGAGGACGCGGGCGTGATCGAGGGCTACGGCGCGCGGGTGAACCTGCGCGCGCTGGGCGTTGGCCTGCAGGCGATCATCCATATCGAGACCACGCACGCCTATATCCAGAAGTATGTGAAGCTGTTCGAGAGCATGCCCGAAGTGCTGAGCGCCGATCGCGTGACCGGGGCGCATTGCTTTATCGTGCGTTGCGCCATCGCCGATCCGGCCGACCTGGAGCACGTGGTCGACACGCTCGCGGCCCACGGCTCGGTGACCACATCGCTGGTGCTCTCAAGCCCCGTGCGCAAGACCGTGACGGTACCGGCCGCGAGAGTTTGA
- a CDS encoding AraC family transcriptional regulator: MPRANAALPAAAITDTASAAYVARTPGTVSLPYLRTVLDYGEAAGIAPADQLVMAGLDPALLDSAAGPATRIGVAHYLALLDALERAAGDPLAGLHAGAAFRPRHYAEMGYVVLTTPTVREAILQGIRYEVLANDIGRTRLHETAQGAWMTWEAQHGPLSRHAHELHMATWICFSRWLLGDGFFAERIEFPHAPPPGGHADDYGRVFGCPVVFNAGRHAMHIDPALLARPSMQADAQMQTQMTRIAQVQLRALEADGTGEIAQARAFISAALHRGEVPIAAVAAHLRLPVRTLQRRLQAQGLSYSALVDGVRRAQAEHYLADPAISLAQLAMLLGFSEQSAFSHAFKRWTQETPNAWRKRLLGRAPG, encoded by the coding sequence ATGCCACGCGCCAACGCGGCGCTCCCCGCCGCCGCTATCACCGACACCGCCAGCGCGGCTTACGTTGCCCGGACGCCCGGCACCGTGTCGCTGCCCTACCTGCGCACCGTGCTCGACTATGGCGAGGCCGCCGGCATCGCGCCGGCCGACCAGCTCGTGATGGCAGGGCTTGATCCCGCCCTGCTCGACAGCGCGGCCGGCCCCGCCACGCGCATCGGCGTTGCGCACTACCTTGCGCTGCTCGATGCGCTGGAGCGCGCTGCCGGCGATCCGCTGGCGGGCCTGCACGCGGGCGCGGCGTTCCGGCCGCGCCACTATGCCGAGATGGGCTATGTGGTGCTGACCACGCCCACGGTGCGCGAGGCCATCCTGCAGGGCATCCGCTACGAGGTGCTGGCCAACGATATCGGCCGCACCCGCCTGCATGAAACGGCGCAGGGCGCGTGGATGACGTGGGAGGCGCAGCACGGCCCGCTGTCGCGCCACGCGCACGAGCTGCACATGGCCACGTGGATCTGCTTTTCCCGCTGGCTGCTGGGCGACGGCTTCTTTGCCGAGCGCATCGAGTTCCCCCACGCGCCGCCACCCGGTGGCCACGCCGACGATTACGGCCGGGTATTTGGCTGCCCGGTGGTCTTCAACGCCGGGCGCCACGCCATGCACATCGATCCCGCGTTGCTGGCGCGCCCTTCGATGCAGGCCGATGCGCAAATGCAGACACAGATGACGCGCATCGCCCAGGTCCAGCTGCGCGCGCTGGAGGCGGACGGCACCGGCGAGATCGCGCAGGCGCGTGCCTTTATCAGCGCAGCGCTGCATCGGGGCGAGGTGCCGATCGCGGCGGTGGCGGCGCACCTGCGCTTGCCGGTGCGCACGCTGCAGCGGCGGCTGCAGGCGCAGGGGCTGAGCTACTCCGCGCTGGTCGACGGGGTGCGCCGCGCCCAGGCCGAGCACTACCTCGCCGACCCCGCCATCAGCCTCGCCCAGCTGGCCATGCTGCTCGGCTTTTCGGAGCAAAGCGCGTTCAGCCATGCGTTCAAACGCTGGACGCAGGAAACCCCGAACGCCTGGCGCAAGCGGTTGCTGGGCCGCGCGCCGGGATAG
- a CDS encoding TetR/AcrR family transcriptional regulator, with protein sequence MKTGKGTAGDTKARILDATERLFIEVGYEGTSLRQVTSRAIVNLAAVNYHFRSKDIMMQAVLGRRLDPLNTRRLALLDACEARWPGAQIRCEHVMGALFVPALQMAREPEVGGPSFLRLLGRVYSDTSPFIQSYLLGHYAPVFGRFSDAFARALPEIPPQELGWRLNFALKALAGVLAGEELGNLLPAFTQGKDLSDAHVLAQLSAMVVAALKAPVPASQQLCALQDVFQIGATQHAAKHAEQAALHALVAEQAQRADTLSAAVRKTRRAARNEGATRAAVTSMAVRGAREHPIVFPSNPLDDWMRTRSRT encoded by the coding sequence ATGAAGACCGGAAAAGGCACGGCAGGAGACACCAAGGCCCGCATTCTCGACGCCACCGAGCGCTTGTTCATCGAGGTTGGCTACGAAGGCACCTCGCTACGGCAAGTGACATCGCGCGCGATCGTCAACCTGGCCGCGGTCAATTACCACTTCCGCAGTAAAGACATCATGATGCAGGCGGTCCTGGGCCGCCGGCTCGATCCGCTCAACACGCGCCGCCTGGCGCTGCTCGATGCCTGCGAGGCGCGCTGGCCGGGCGCGCAGATCCGCTGCGAACACGTGATGGGTGCGCTCTTCGTGCCCGCGCTGCAAATGGCGCGCGAGCCCGAAGTGGGCGGCCCGTCGTTCCTGCGGCTGCTCGGGCGCGTGTATTCCGATACCTCGCCATTCATCCAGTCTTATCTGCTCGGCCATTACGCGCCGGTGTTCGGCCGCTTCTCCGATGCCTTCGCCCGCGCGCTGCCCGAGATCCCGCCGCAAGAACTGGGCTGGCGCCTGAACTTTGCGCTCAAGGCGCTGGCCGGTGTGCTGGCCGGCGAGGAGCTTGGCAACCTGCTGCCGGCCTTCACGCAAGGCAAGGACCTGAGCGACGCGCACGTGCTCGCGCAGTTGAGCGCGATGGTGGTGGCTGCGCTCAAGGCACCCGTGCCCGCCAGCCAGCAACTGTGCGCGCTGCAGGATGTATTCCAGATCGGCGCGACCCAGCATGCTGCGAAGCATGCCGAGCAAGCCGCGCTCCATGCCCTGGTGGCAGAACAGGCGCAACGCGCCGACACCCTTTCCGCTGCCGTGCGCAAGACACGCCGCGCGGCACGCAACGAGGGCGCGACACGCGCCGCCGTCACCAGCATGGCGGTGCGCGGCGCGCGCGAGCACCCCATCGTCTTCCCGAGCAATCCGCTCGACGACTGGATGCGTACCCGCTCCAGAACCTAG
- a CDS encoding GMC family oxidoreductase yields MAIPDIYSAGIAAGWNVVDGAALTAPISLDADVVIVGSGAGGGVAAEILSEAGLRVVLVEEGALRTSDSFKDMDEGRAYRELYQEGAARATSDGAIAILQGRSVGGSTTVNWSSSFRTPKETLAHWAAHHAVSGHSPADMAPWFERMEARLSVAPWGMPPNNNNDVLKRGCDKLGWESHVIPRNVKGCWNSGYCGLGCPVNAKQSMLVSTIPAALARGATLVHRVRVRALEHDGKAVTTLAGEALGADGRTPSGIAVTVRARHYVAAGGAINTPALLLRSRVPDPYQRLGVRTFIHPVNLSVAVMPEQVDPYYGAPQSIASDHFQWKDGATGPMGYKLEVPPLFPGISAGVFNQVGEALRADMAALPHTNAMLALLRDGFVAQSEGGRVRIADDGSPVIDYDISDYVWDGMRRAWLSMAEAQFAAGALRVRPAHLDAPYYDSWAQARQGIATLPLAKFRAALFTAHLMGGCAMSDQPQGGVVDSHGRHHQLANLSVLDGSVFPTSIGANPQLSVFALSAQNAQALAGQLAR; encoded by the coding sequence ATGGCCATTCCCGATATCTATAGCGCCGGCATCGCAGCCGGCTGGAACGTGGTGGACGGCGCTGCGCTGACCGCGCCGATTTCGCTCGACGCCGACGTTGTCATTGTCGGCAGCGGCGCCGGCGGCGGCGTGGCCGCCGAGATCCTCAGCGAAGCCGGTCTGCGCGTGGTGCTGGTGGAGGAGGGCGCGCTGCGCACCTCCGACAGCTTCAAGGACATGGATGAGGGCCGCGCCTATCGCGAGCTGTACCAGGAGGGCGCGGCGCGTGCCACGTCCGATGGCGCCATCGCTATCCTGCAAGGACGCTCGGTGGGCGGCAGCACGACGGTGAACTGGTCGTCGAGCTTTCGCACGCCAAAGGAAACGCTGGCGCACTGGGCCGCGCACCACGCGGTAAGCGGCCACAGCCCCGCGGACATGGCACCGTGGTTCGAGCGCATGGAGGCACGGCTGTCGGTGGCGCCGTGGGGCATGCCGCCGAACAACAACAACGATGTGCTCAAGCGCGGCTGCGACAAGCTGGGCTGGGAGTCGCACGTGATCCCGCGCAATGTGAAGGGCTGCTGGAACTCCGGCTATTGCGGGCTGGGCTGCCCGGTCAACGCCAAGCAATCGATGCTGGTATCGACCATTCCCGCCGCGCTGGCCAGGGGCGCCACGCTGGTCCACCGCGTGCGGGTGCGCGCGCTGGAGCATGACGGCAAGGCGGTCACCACGCTTGCCGGCGAAGCGCTCGGCGCCGATGGCCGCACGCCTTCGGGCATCGCGGTGACCGTGCGCGCACGGCACTACGTGGCGGCCGGCGGCGCCATCAACACACCGGCGCTGTTGCTGCGCTCGCGCGTGCCGGACCCGTATCAGCGGCTCGGCGTGCGCACCTTCATCCATCCGGTCAACCTGAGCGTGGCGGTGATGCCCGAACAGGTCGACCCGTACTACGGCGCGCCGCAATCGATCGCCTCCGATCACTTCCAGTGGAAGGATGGCGCCACCGGCCCGATGGGCTACAAGCTGGAAGTGCCGCCCTTGTTCCCTGGCATCAGCGCGGGCGTGTTCAACCAGGTGGGCGAGGCGCTGCGCGCCGACATGGCTGCGCTGCCGCATACCAACGCGATGCTGGCGCTGCTGCGCGATGGCTTTGTGGCGCAGAGCGAAGGCGGCCGTGTGCGCATTGCCGACGATGGCAGCCCGGTGATCGACTACGACATCAGCGACTATGTCTGGGACGGCATGCGGCGCGCCTGGCTGAGCATGGCCGAGGCACAGTTCGCCGCGGGCGCGCTGCGGGTGCGCCCAGCCCACCTGGACGCGCCGTACTACGACAGCTGGGCGCAAGCCAGGCAGGGCATCGCCACGCTGCCGCTGGCCAAGTTCCGCGCCGCGCTGTTTACCGCCCACCTGATGGGCGGCTGCGCCATGAGCGACCAGCCGCAGGGTGGAGTGGTCGACAGCCATGGCCGCCATCACCAGCTGGCCAACCTGTCGGTGCTGGACGGCTCGGTGTTTCCGACCAGCATCGGGGCGAACCCGCAACTGTCTGTTTTTGCACTCAGCGCGCAGAACGCCCAGGCGCTGGCTGGGCAGCTGGCCCGATGA